The following coding sequences lie in one Cannabis sativa cultivar Pink pepper isolate KNU-18-1 chromosome 5, ASM2916894v1, whole genome shotgun sequence genomic window:
- the LOC115715671 gene encoding 4-coumarate--CoA ligase-like 6, which produces MTTLNNNSLNRHLSEEEASQFPHWYSPETGICNSIHPSRHLPSDPFLDVVSFIFSDQHNGVSALIDSSTGYSICYPQLYRLVQSMASGLHSMGISKNDVVLVMLPNSIYYPAILLGVLYLGGVVTTMNPLSSKTEIRKQVTDSKACLGFAQSGKVEFLHELGVTPIEVPENFNLDLNWGRFSSFSKLISGEFDLVPRPLIRQQDTAAIMYSSGTTGASKGVVLTHRNFMAMVELFVKFEASQYQYSSLKNVYIAILPMFHIYGMSLFVMGLFSLGSTIVVMKKFDINEVVKAIERFGVTHFPAVPPILTALTKTAKTVNGEKFQSLKQVSSGAAPLSRKLIEDFVEIFPHVDFIQGYGMTESTAVGTRGYNTKKFHNFSSIGFLAPNMQAKVVDWTTGSFLPPGSSGELWLRGPAVMKGYLNNAVATMSTIDKDGWLRTGDIVYFDQDGFLYIIDRLKEIIKYKGFQIAPADLEAVLISHPEILDVAVAAAKDEECGEIPVAFVVRKNGSLLSKEVVMDYVARQVAPYKKIRKVVFTHSIPKSAAGKILRRELGKLLTSRL; this is translated from the exons ATGACCACATTAAACAATAACTCCTTGAATCGCCATTTGTCAGAGGAGGAGGCGTCTCAGTTCCCTCATTGGTATTCACCCGAAACAGGCATTTGCAATAGTATACACCCCTCAAGACACCTCCCATCAGACCCTTTTCTTGATGTTGTTTCTTTCATCTTCTCAGACCAACACAATGGGGTTTCAGCTCTCATTGATTCTTCAACTGGGTATTCAATATGCTACCCACAACTCTACCGGTTGGTCCAGTCTATGGCCTCTGGTCTCCATTCTATGGGTATCTCCAAAAACGATGTCGTTTTGGTTATGCTACCAAACTCCATTTACTATCCGGCTATCTTGCTTGGAGTCCTGTACCTTGGTGGTGTTGTCACAACAATGAACCCTCTTAGCAGTAAGACTGAAATAAGGAAACAAGTTACTGACTCCAAGGCTTGTCTTGGTTTTGCTCAGTCTGGGAAAGTCGAGTTCTTGCATGAGTTGGGAGTTACTCCAATTGAGGTACCTGAAAATTTCAACTTGGATTTGAACTGGGGTCGTTTTTCATCTTTCTCTAAGCTTATTTCAGGTGAATTTGATTTGGTTCCAAGGCCATTGATTAGGCAGCAAGATACAGCTGCAATAATGTATTCTTCAGGCACCACAGGTGCTAGCAAAGGTGTTGTGTTAACTCATAGAAATTTCATGGCCATGGTTGAGCTTTTTGTGAAGTTTGAGGCTTCACAATATCAATACTCAAGTTTGAAGAATGTGTATATAGCCATTCTGCCAATGTTTCATATATATGGGATGTCTCTTTTTGTAATGGGACTTTTTTCTTTGggctccaccattgttgttatGAAGAAATTTGATATCAACGAGGTAGTGAAGGCCATAGAAAGATTTGGGGTGACACACTTCCCTGCTGTACCACCAATATTAACAGCCTTGACAAAGACCGCAAAGACTGTTAATGGAGAAAAATTTCAGAGTTTGAAGCAGGTTTCAAGTGGGGCAGCACCTTTAAGCAGAAAACTCATAGAGGACTTTGTGGAGATCTTTCCTCATGTTGATTTCATTcag GGGTATGGCATGACGGAATCTACTGCAGTAGGGACCCGTGGCTACAATACTAAGAAGTTTCATAATTTTTCTTCAATAGGATTTTTAGCGCCCAATATGCAAGCCAAAGTGGTGGATTGGACTACTGGGTCCTTCTTGCCTCCCGGTAGTAGTGGTGAACTTTGGTTAAGGGGGCCAGCAGTTATGAAAG GATACTTGAATAACGCAGTGGCAACTATGTCCACAATAGACAAGGATGGTTGGCTACGTACTGGAGACATTGTTTACTTTGACCAAGATGGATTTTTGTATATAATTGATCGGCTGAAAGAGATTATCAAATACAAAGGCTTTCAG ATTGCTCCTGCGGATTTGGAGGCTGTGTTAATTTCCCACCCTGAGATACTTGATGTTGCCGTGGCAGC TGCAAAAGATGAAGAATGTGGGGAAATACCAGTGGCATTTGTGGTTAGGAAGAATGGAAGCTTGCTCTCAAAGGAAGTTGTTATGGACTATGTCGCTAGACAG GTTGCACCCTACAAGAAAATCAGAAAGGTGGTGTTTACACATTCGATTCCAAAATCTGCAGCTGGGAAGATCCTTCGGAGGGAACTTGGGAAACTTCTGACTTCTAGGCTCTAA